One genomic window of Streptomyces sp. NBC_01276 includes the following:
- a CDS encoding DUF2277 domain-containing protein, whose product MCRSIKTLRPPAIPEKATEEEIRAAALQYVRKVSGFRAPAAHNREVFDAAVDAVAEATRLLLDGVQVRGQSATV is encoded by the coding sequence ATGTGCCGCTCCATTAAGACCCTGCGCCCGCCCGCCATCCCCGAGAAGGCCACCGAGGAGGAGATCCGCGCCGCCGCGCTCCAGTACGTACGGAAGGTGTCCGGATTCCGGGCCCCCGCCGCGCACAACCGGGAGGTGTTCGACGCGGCCGTGGACGCCGTCGCGGAGGCGACCAGGCTGCTGCTCGACGGGGTACAGGTGCGCGGACAGTCCGCCACGGTGTAG
- a CDS encoding HAD family hydrolase, with translation MTVLVASDLDRTLIYSAAALGLTMPDPQAPRLLCVEVHESKPLSYMTETAAGLLAQLTADPAAVFVPTTTRTRKQYQRIRFPGRPAPYAICANGGQLLVDGVPDRDWRRAVATRLARECAPLEEVHAHLLAVSDPAWLRKARVAEDLFAYLVVERALVPDEWLKALEEWAGARGWTVSLQGRKIYAVPRPLTKSAAMAEVARRTGAETTLAAGDSLLDADLLLAADRAWRPGHGELADAGWTAPSVTALSTAGVLAGEEIVRAFGRAVATLTA, from the coding sequence GTGACCGTCCTCGTAGCCAGTGACCTCGACCGCACGCTCATCTACTCGGCGGCCGCCCTCGGCCTGACCATGCCCGACCCGCAGGCCCCGCGGCTGCTGTGCGTCGAGGTGCACGAGAGCAAGCCGCTGTCCTACATGACGGAGACGGCGGCCGGCCTGCTGGCGCAGCTCACCGCCGACCCGGCGGCGGTCTTCGTGCCCACCACCACCCGCACCCGCAAGCAGTACCAGCGCATCCGCTTCCCCGGCCGTCCGGCTCCGTACGCGATCTGCGCCAACGGCGGCCAGCTGCTGGTGGACGGGGTGCCGGACCGGGACTGGCGGCGCGCGGTCGCGACGCGGCTCGCGCGGGAGTGCGCCCCCCTGGAGGAGGTGCACGCCCACCTGCTGGCCGTGTCCGACCCGGCGTGGCTGCGCAAGGCGCGGGTGGCGGAGGACCTCTTCGCGTACCTGGTCGTCGAGCGCGCGCTGGTCCCCGACGAATGGCTCAAGGCGCTGGAGGAGTGGGCGGGCGCGCGCGGCTGGACGGTCTCCCTCCAGGGCCGCAAGATCTACGCCGTCCCGCGTCCGCTGACCAAGAGCGCGGCCATGGCGGAGGTGGCGCGGCGCACCGGCGCGGAGACCACGCTCGCCGCCGGCGACTCCCTGCTCGACGCCGACCTGCTGCTCGCCGCGGACCGGGCCTGGCGGCCCGGGCACGGCGAACTCGCCGACGCCGGGTGGACGGCGCCCTCGGTGACGGCCCTGAGCACGGCGGGGGTACTCGCCGGTGAGGAGATCGTCCGCGCATTCGGCCGGGCGGTTGCGACACTGACCGCATGA
- a CDS encoding phosphoribosyltransferase — protein MDEVWSGSWVADRLGVRLRDGGDPAAPPLDSLLGLALRHNPKRAHLLVSQVLGKHVPQSPAVVHAAGHGLGLRVRALLGEEAAASAVVLGYAETATGLGHCVADGLGTAPYLHSTRRPVPGVEPAGGFEEAHSHATSHLLLPEDPRLLAGSGPLVLVDDEFSTGNTVLNTIHDLHARHPRGHYVVVALVDMRSAADRDRLTAFAAGLGARVDLIALASGTVDLPEEVLAKGRALVEQQEAASFRMCGGVRRRQGTGRAGRGTEGRRAPAAPVTRLALDWPAGVPDGGRHGFTPAHRGALEAAVPHLARQLADALGEDPGRVLVLGNEELMYAPLRLALALEESGTAAEVRFSTTTRSPVLAVDDPGYAIRTRLVFPAHDAPADGPGDRYAYNVKGAGFDAVVAVVDSAGDTPELGSGLLAALAPHTGRVLLAVVPAYTPHAPAHAPAPDRQEPIMSEPALADPLRGPAFSSYAPEDVGWLLQDLSGCELEAPTEEREEAIQAGGAHYAESLPVEYQPSEAYQELYRSALGASAARIARAVGTVTETVLAERSPSPVLVSLARAGTPVGVLMRRWARARHGLDLPHYAVSIVRGRGIDANALRWLAAHHDPADVVFVDGWTGKGAITRELREALASFEGFNPEIVVLADPGSCVETYGTREDFLIPSACLNSTVSGLVSRTVLRADLVGPDDFHGAKFYRELAGADVSTGFVDTVAAHFDAVAEAVDEEVKELLAADRTPTWVGWAAVERISEEYGIHDVNLVKPGVGETTRVLLRRVPWKILARRGARADLDHVRLLAAQRGVPVEEVDGLPYTCVGLIHPRYTRGATGADGKAVAAP, from the coding sequence ATCGACGAGGTCTGGTCGGGAAGCTGGGTCGCGGACCGGCTGGGCGTGCGCCTGCGGGACGGCGGCGACCCGGCCGCGCCACCGCTGGACTCCCTGCTCGGGCTCGCCCTGCGGCACAACCCCAAGCGGGCCCACCTGCTGGTCTCCCAGGTGCTCGGCAAGCACGTCCCCCAGTCCCCGGCGGTCGTCCACGCCGCCGGCCACGGCCTCGGGCTGCGGGTCCGGGCCCTGCTCGGCGAGGAGGCGGCCGCCTCCGCGGTGGTCCTCGGGTACGCCGAGACCGCGACCGGACTCGGCCACTGCGTCGCCGACGGCCTGGGCACGGCCCCCTACCTGCACTCCACCCGCCGGCCCGTGCCGGGCGTGGAGCCCGCGGGCGGCTTCGAGGAGGCGCACTCGCACGCCACCTCCCACCTGCTGCTGCCCGAGGACCCGCGGCTGCTGGCGGGCAGCGGGCCGCTGGTCCTCGTCGACGACGAGTTCTCCACCGGCAACACGGTCCTGAACACCATCCACGACCTGCACGCCCGCCATCCGCGCGGCCACTACGTGGTCGTCGCCCTCGTCGACATGCGCTCGGCGGCCGACCGCGACCGGCTGACCGCCTTCGCCGCGGGCCTGGGCGCCCGGGTGGACCTGATCGCCCTCGCCTCCGGCACGGTCGACCTCCCGGAGGAGGTCCTGGCCAAGGGGCGGGCCCTCGTGGAGCAGCAGGAGGCGGCGTCCTTCCGGATGTGCGGAGGGGTCCGGCGCCGGCAGGGCACGGGACGCGCGGGCCGGGGCACGGAAGGCCGGCGCGCCCCCGCGGCTCCGGTCACCCGCCTCGCGCTCGACTGGCCGGCCGGCGTCCCCGACGGCGGCCGCCACGGCTTCACCCCCGCCCACCGCGGCGCGCTGGAGGCGGCGGTGCCGCACCTGGCCCGGCAGCTCGCGGACGCGCTGGGCGAGGACCCCGGGCGGGTCCTCGTACTCGGCAACGAGGAGCTGATGTACGCGCCGCTGCGGCTCGCGCTGGCCCTGGAGGAGTCCGGGACCGCCGCCGAGGTGCGGTTCTCGACCACGACGCGCTCGCCCGTGCTCGCCGTCGACGACCCCGGCTACGCCATCCGCACCCGGCTCGTCTTCCCCGCGCACGACGCCCCGGCCGACGGCCCCGGCGACCGGTACGCCTACAACGTCAAGGGAGCGGGCTTCGACGCCGTCGTCGCCGTCGTGGACTCCGCCGGGGACACCCCCGAGCTGGGCAGCGGCCTCCTCGCGGCCCTCGCCCCGCACACCGGGCGGGTCCTGCTGGCCGTCGTACCGGCGTACACGCCCCACGCCCCCGCCCACGCCCCCGCCCCCGACCGGCAGGAGCCGATCATGTCCGAGCCCGCCCTGGCCGATCCGCTGCGCGGGCCGGCCTTCTCCTCGTACGCCCCCGAGGACGTCGGCTGGCTGCTCCAGGACCTCTCCGGCTGCGAGCTGGAGGCCCCGACCGAGGAGCGCGAGGAGGCCATCCAGGCCGGCGGCGCCCACTACGCCGAGTCCCTGCCGGTGGAGTACCAGCCCTCCGAGGCCTACCAGGAGCTGTACCGCAGCGCCCTCGGGGCCTCCGCCGCCCGGATCGCGCGCGCGGTCGGGACCGTCACCGAGACGGTGCTCGCCGAGCGCTCCCCGTCCCCCGTACTGGTCTCCCTGGCCCGCGCCGGCACGCCCGTAGGCGTGCTGATGCGCCGCTGGGCCCGTGCCCGGCACGGCCTTGACCTGCCGCACTACGCCGTCTCGATCGTGCGCGGCCGGGGCATCGACGCCAACGCCCTGCGCTGGCTGGCCGCCCACCACGACCCGGCCGACGTGGTCTTCGTCGACGGCTGGACGGGCAAGGGCGCCATCACGCGCGAGCTGCGCGAGGCCCTCGCCTCCTTCGAGGGCTTCAACCCCGAGATCGTCGTCCTCGCCGACCCCGGCTCCTGCGTGGAGACGTACGGCACCCGCGAGGACTTCCTGATCCCCTCCGCCTGCCTGAACTCCACCGTCTCCGGACTGGTCTCGCGTACGGTGCTCAGGGCCGACCTGGTCGGCCCCGACGACTTCCACGGCGCGAAGTTCTACCGGGAGCTCGCCGGCGCCGACGTCTCCACCGGCTTCGTCGACACCGTCGCCGCGCACTTCGACGCCGTGGCCGAGGCCGTGGACGAGGAGGTCAAGGAGCTCCTCGCCGCCGACCGGACCCCCACCTGGGTGGGCTGGGCGGCGGTGGAACGGATCAGCGAGGAGTACGGCATCCACGACGTGAACCTGGTCAAGCCCGGCGTCGGCGAGACGACACGGGTGCTGCTGCGCCGCGTGCCGTGGAAGATCCTGGCCCGGCGCGGGGCCAGGGCCGACCTGGACCACGTACGCCTGCTCGCCGCGCAGCGGGGGGTGCCGGTCGAGGAGGTCGACGGGCTGCCCTACACGTGCGTGGGACTCATCCACCCCCGATACACGCGCGGCGCCACCGGCGCCGACGGAAAGGCAGTGGCCGCCCCGTGA
- a CDS encoding sigma-70 family RNA polymerase sigma factor — MTDPDVPGTGTPPGHEAVTARLEGHRRELTGYCYRMLGSVFEAEDAAQETMVRAWRGADRFDGRASLRTWLYRIATNVCLDALAGRERRARPMDLFGPAVGATSPGAALDASAWIEPFPAGPGAVAVDPAEAAETGESVRLAFVAALQHLAPRQRAVLLLREVLGFSAQEVADVQGSTVASVNSALQRARAVLAARRREGAGGAPTATGAPVAAVGEATRRALADRYAAAFSGFDMEALSMLLHVDATLSLAPHTLWMRGSAEIRAWLTGPAVGCRGSRLVPTTANGSPAFGQYRRRADGTGFDPWALQVVEVSGDAVTDISVFRDTERLFPLFGLPLHLDA, encoded by the coding sequence ACTGCTACCGGATGCTGGGGTCGGTGTTCGAGGCGGAAGACGCCGCGCAGGAGACCATGGTCCGCGCCTGGCGCGGCGCCGACCGGTTCGACGGCCGCGCCTCGTTGCGGACGTGGCTCTACCGCATCGCCACGAACGTCTGTCTGGACGCGCTGGCCGGCCGCGAACGCCGGGCTCGCCCGATGGACCTCTTCGGCCCGGCCGTCGGCGCCACCTCGCCGGGCGCCGCGCTGGACGCCTCCGCGTGGATCGAGCCCTTCCCCGCCGGCCCCGGGGCCGTGGCCGTCGACCCGGCGGAGGCGGCCGAGACGGGCGAGTCCGTCCGGCTGGCCTTCGTAGCGGCGTTGCAGCACCTGGCGCCCCGGCAGCGCGCCGTCCTGCTCCTGCGCGAGGTCCTCGGCTTCTCGGCGCAGGAGGTCGCCGACGTCCAGGGCTCCACCGTCGCCTCCGTGAACAGCGCGCTGCAGCGGGCTCGGGCGGTGCTCGCCGCCCGGCGCCGCGAAGGCGCGGGCGGCGCCCCGACCGCAACCGGCGCACCGGTCGCAGCGGTCGGCGAAGCCACCCGGCGGGCCCTCGCCGACCGGTACGCCGCCGCGTTCTCCGGCTTCGACATGGAGGCCCTCTCCATGCTGCTGCACGTGGACGCCACGCTGTCCCTGGCCCCCCACACCCTGTGGATGCGGGGCTCCGCCGAGATCCGGGCGTGGCTGACCGGTCCCGCCGTCGGCTGCCGGGGGTCCCGGCTGGTCCCGACCACGGCGAACGGTTCGCCCGCCTTCGGCCAGTACCGGCGCCGGGCCGACGGCACGGGCTTCGACCCCTGGGCGCTCCAGGTCGTCGAAGTGTCGGGGGACGCGGTCACCGACATCAGCGTCTTCCGCGACACCGAGCGGCTGTTCCCCCTCTTCGGTCTGCCCCTTCACCTGGACGCGTAG
- a CDS encoding O-methyltransferase yields the protein MTKGNSTKITDELYAYVLAHNPPLDAVQRGLVATTWEKFPDSAGMQSAEEQGPLLAFLVRLTGARHVVEVGTFTGFSALSMAQALPADGRLIACDVSQEWTAYGREAWEAAGVADRIDLRIAPALDTLRAMPEEPHIDMAYVDADKQNQILYWEELVPRLRPGGLIVTDNTLFHGTVLDTSPTGRGASVRAFNEHVAADTRMESVLLAISDGLTLSRKR from the coding sequence ATGACCAAGGGCAACAGCACCAAGATCACCGACGAGCTCTACGCGTACGTCCTCGCGCACAACCCCCCGCTGGACGCGGTCCAGCGGGGGCTGGTCGCGACCACCTGGGAGAAGTTCCCGGACTCGGCCGGCATGCAGTCGGCGGAGGAACAGGGACCGCTGCTGGCCTTCCTGGTCAGGCTCACCGGCGCCCGCCACGTCGTGGAGGTCGGCACCTTCACCGGCTTCTCCGCCCTGTCCATGGCCCAGGCCCTCCCGGCCGACGGCCGCCTGATCGCCTGCGACGTGTCGCAGGAGTGGACGGCGTACGGCCGCGAGGCCTGGGAGGCGGCAGGCGTCGCCGACCGCATCGACCTGCGCATCGCCCCGGCCCTGGACACGTTGCGCGCGATGCCCGAGGAGCCGCACATCGACATGGCGTACGTGGACGCGGACAAGCAGAACCAGATCCTCTACTGGGAGGAGCTCGTGCCGCGGCTGCGCCCGGGCGGGCTGATCGTCACGGACAACACGCTCTTCCACGGGACGGTCCTGGACACGTCGCCGACCGGCAGGGGGGCGAGCGTCCGTGCGTTCAACGAACACGTCGCGGCGGACACCCGGATGGAGTCCGTCCTGCTGGCGATCTCGGACGGCCTGACCCTGTCGCGCAAGCGCTAG
- a CDS encoding TerD family protein, whose translation MTHAMQKGSNIPVTAVAVRAVLRWTTGTEVPDVDASALLVGADGRVRSDEDFVFYNQPRHPSGAVWRLGKKQLGDGVTDAVQADLRAVTPVVDRILVVASAEDVPFRRVRDLRILLYDATPGGGPEPLAYFDVRPETGSETALICGELYRRGEGWKFRALGEGYSDGLVGLATDHGISVDENAPEPGAGRAAEPAGAPGGGSGDDRTAAMLPPVPVPPAPPTQAPPAVQPAYGYPQPVSPAPAPAPVPAPGGDPSFRLPVQGPQFIRR comes from the coding sequence ATGACGCACGCGATGCAGAAGGGCTCGAACATTCCGGTGACCGCCGTGGCGGTCCGGGCGGTGCTGCGCTGGACCACCGGGACCGAGGTGCCGGACGTGGACGCTTCCGCGCTGCTCGTGGGAGCGGACGGGCGCGTGCGCTCGGACGAGGACTTCGTGTTCTACAACCAGCCCCGGCACCCTTCGGGGGCGGTCTGGCGGCTGGGCAAGAAGCAGCTGGGCGACGGGGTGACGGACGCGGTCCAGGCGGACCTGCGCGCGGTCACCCCCGTGGTGGACCGGATCCTGGTGGTGGCCTCCGCCGAGGACGTCCCCTTCCGGCGGGTCCGGGACCTGCGGATCCTCCTCTACGACGCCACCCCCGGCGGCGGCCCCGAGCCGCTGGCCTACTTCGACGTCCGGCCCGAGACCGGCTCCGAGACGGCGCTGATCTGCGGGGAGCTCTACCGCCGGGGCGAGGGGTGGAAGTTCCGCGCCCTGGGCGAGGGCTACTCCGACGGACTCGTGGGGCTGGCGACCGACCACGGGATCTCCGTCGACGAGAACGCCCCCGAGCCCGGCGCCGGCCGGGCGGCGGAGCCCGCCGGTGCGCCGGGAGGCGGCTCCGGCGACGACCGGACCGCCGCCATGCTGCCGCCGGTCCCCGTACCGCCCGCCCCGCCCACGCAGGCCCCACCGGCAGTCCAGCCCGCCTACGGGTACCCGCAGCCGGTGTCCCCGGCCCCCGCGCCCGCCCCGGTGCCGGCTCCGGGCGGGGACCCGTCCTTCCGGCTGCCGGTGCAGGGCCCGCAGTTCATCCGCCGCTGA
- a CDS encoding DUF4383 domain-containing protein yields MHRLLHPVNAKLDDHLPADHKLSQIYRVGAGLTGLLLVAFGILGLTHHIGFFDTGGDTVLALNTNGALSILSICIGVLLFVGMVIGGTFASTLNIGLGLAFIASGFVNLALLDTGLNFLAFRIPNVLFSFVVGVMLMWFGMYGRVGSALPHDNPYWRARHPDQVAREHRTAAAPLHGERGAA; encoded by the coding sequence ATGCACCGCCTCCTGCACCCCGTCAACGCCAAGCTCGACGATCACCTGCCCGCCGACCACAAGCTCAGCCAGATCTACCGGGTCGGCGCCGGTCTGACGGGACTGCTGCTCGTCGCCTTCGGGATCCTCGGACTCACCCACCACATCGGTTTCTTCGACACCGGCGGCGACACGGTGCTCGCGCTCAACACCAACGGCGCGCTGAGCATCCTGTCGATCTGCATCGGGGTGCTGCTCTTCGTCGGCATGGTGATCGGCGGGACCTTCGCCTCCACCCTGAACATCGGGCTCGGGCTGGCGTTCATCGCCAGCGGCTTCGTGAACCTCGCCCTGCTCGACACGGGGCTGAACTTCCTCGCCTTCCGGATTCCGAACGTGCTGTTCAGCTTCGTCGTCGGCGTGATGCTGATGTGGTTCGGGATGTACGGGCGGGTGGGCAGCGCCCTGCCGCACGACAACCCGTACTGGCGGGCCCGCCACCCCGACCAGGTGGCCCGGGAACACCGGACCGCGGCGGCGCCGCTTCACGGGGAGCGCGGCGCTGCGTAG
- a CDS encoding zinc ribbon domain-containing protein: MPRYEFRCRTCDDTFEVSRPMAESSAPADCPAGHADTVKLLSAVAVGGTRGAAAPAPAPAMGGGGGCCGGGGCG, from the coding sequence ATGCCTCGTTACGAATTCCGCTGCCGGACCTGCGACGACACCTTTGAGGTCAGCCGGCCGATGGCCGAGTCCTCCGCTCCCGCCGACTGCCCGGCCGGCCACGCCGACACCGTCAAGCTGCTCTCCGCCGTCGCGGTCGGCGGGACGCGCGGCGCTGCCGCACCCGCCCCCGCGCCGGCGATGGGCGGTGGCGGCGGCTGCTGCGGTGGCGGGGGTTGCGGCTGA
- a CDS encoding 50S ribosomal protein bL37, giving the protein MAKRGNKRRARKKKKANHGKRPNA; this is encoded by the coding sequence ATGGCCAAGCGAGGAAACAAGCGCCGCGCCCGCAAGAAGAAGAAGGCCAACCACGGCAAGCGCCCCAACGCCTGA
- a CDS encoding HpcH/HpaI aldolase/citrate lyase family protein produces the protein MRHFGHISPTVRKDLFHQEPAEFSISSPAHTLAAALGATLYSPATRPHLAADIRKQAGRGVVSMVLCLEDSISDSDVLGGEENLVRQFADLDTDPAGTAGLPLLFIRVRTPEQIPDLVRRLGGPVRHLAGFVLPKFTESRGTAFLDAVADAESASGLPRLYAMPVLETPDLLHLETRVEALAGISRTVNRYRDRVLALRLGVTDFCSVYGLRRTPDMTAYDVQIVAGVIADVVNVLSRADGTGFTVTGPVWEYFRSQQRLFKPQLRRSPFLEEGVEELRTALIEHDLDGLLREIELDRANGLLGKTCIHPAHVTPVHALSVVSHEEFSDAQDILRPERGGGGVMRSVYTNKMNEVKPHRAWAERTMLRAEVFGVAKEEVGFVDLLTAGLQV, from the coding sequence ATGCGTCACTTCGGGCACATATCGCCCACCGTCCGCAAGGACCTCTTCCACCAGGAGCCGGCCGAGTTCTCGATCTCCTCGCCCGCCCACACGCTGGCAGCCGCTCTCGGTGCGACCCTCTACAGCCCCGCGACCCGGCCGCACCTGGCCGCCGACATCCGCAAGCAGGCCGGCCGCGGAGTCGTCTCCATGGTCCTCTGCCTGGAGGATTCCATCAGCGACTCCGACGTCCTCGGCGGCGAGGAGAACCTCGTCCGGCAGTTCGCGGACCTCGACACCGACCCGGCCGGCACCGCGGGACTCCCGCTCCTCTTCATCCGGGTCCGCACCCCCGAGCAGATACCCGACCTCGTGCGCCGCCTCGGCGGCCCCGTGCGCCACCTGGCCGGATTCGTACTGCCCAAATTCACCGAAAGCCGCGGAACGGCCTTCCTCGACGCCGTCGCCGACGCCGAATCCGCCTCCGGTCTGCCCCGGCTGTACGCCATGCCCGTCCTGGAGACCCCCGACCTCCTCCACCTGGAGACCCGGGTCGAGGCCCTCGCCGGCATCTCGCGCACGGTCAACCGCTACCGCGACCGCGTCCTGGCCCTGCGGCTCGGCGTCACCGACTTCTGCTCCGTGTACGGACTGCGCCGCACCCCCGACATGACCGCCTACGACGTCCAGATCGTGGCGGGCGTGATCGCCGACGTGGTCAACGTCCTCAGCCGCGCCGACGGCACCGGCTTCACCGTGACCGGCCCGGTCTGGGAGTACTTCCGCAGCCAGCAGCGCCTCTTCAAGCCCCAGCTGCGCCGCAGCCCCTTCCTGGAGGAGGGTGTGGAGGAACTGCGCACGGCCCTGATCGAACACGACCTCGACGGGCTGCTCCGCGAGATCGAACTCGACCGGGCCAACGGGCTGCTCGGCAAGACCTGCATCCACCCCGCGCACGTCACGCCCGTGCACGCGCTGTCGGTGGTCTCCCACGAGGAGTTCAGCGACGCCCAGGACATCCTGCGCCCCGAGCGCGGCGGCGGCGGGGTCATGCGCTCCGTCTACACGAACAAGATGAACGAGGTGAAGCCCCACCGGGCCTGGGCGGAGCGCACCATGCTGCGCGCCGAGGTCTTCGGTGTGGCGAAGGAAGAGGTCGGCTTCGTCGACCTGCTCACGGCCGGGCTCCAGGTGTGA
- a CDS encoding Tellurium resistance has product MGFFDGIRGARAMGFDSGQASSNAIELTRRHPTVSLTKQQAVHGNLRVNLSWRMRTSDIGGRSGQSGQLLRHPFKLFKPDMVQAHTQGMVNVDLDMGGLYELTDGTRGAVQPLGNLLGDLNDPPFVKLSGDDRFGSGSGETLYVNLDHAEEIKRLLVFVYIYDQTPAFDRTHALVTLYPTAGPRIEIPLDERHPQARSCAVVSLANVKGELIVRREVKFVYGFQAELDRLYGWGLQWGRGYKSTKA; this is encoded by the coding sequence ATGGGGTTCTTCGACGGGATCAGGGGCGCGCGCGCCATGGGGTTCGACTCGGGCCAGGCGTCGTCGAACGCGATCGAGCTGACCAGGCGGCATCCGACGGTGTCGCTCACCAAACAGCAGGCGGTCCACGGCAACCTCCGCGTGAACCTCTCCTGGCGGATGCGCACCTCCGACATCGGAGGCCGCTCCGGGCAGAGCGGGCAGCTGCTGCGGCACCCGTTCAAGCTGTTCAAGCCCGACATGGTGCAGGCGCACACCCAGGGCATGGTCAACGTCGACCTGGACATGGGCGGCCTCTACGAGCTGACCGACGGCACCAGGGGCGCGGTGCAGCCCCTGGGCAACCTGCTGGGCGACCTCAACGACCCGCCGTTCGTCAAACTCAGCGGCGACGACCGCTTCGGCTCGGGCTCCGGGGAGACGCTGTACGTCAACCTCGACCACGCCGAGGAGATCAAACGGCTGCTCGTCTTCGTCTACATCTACGACCAGACGCCGGCCTTCGACCGGACCCACGCCCTGGTCACCCTCTACCCGACCGCCGGGCCGCGGATAGAGATCCCGCTGGACGAGCGGCACCCGCAGGCCCGCTCCTGCGCGGTGGTCTCCCTGGCGAACGTCAAGGGCGAGCTGATCGTCCGCCGCGAGGTCAAGTTCGTCTACGGGTTCCAGGCCGAGCTGGACCGGCTGTACGGGTGGGGCCTGCAGTGGGGGCGGGGCTACAAGAGCACCAAGGCCTGA